Sequence from the Candidatus Binatia bacterium genome:
AGTACGTCGTCGTTGACGTCCCCGAAGAGTACGCCGGCGCCGCGATCGAGGCGCTCGGAAAGCGCAAGGCGACGATGTCGAACATGCTCGCCGTCGGCGACAGCCAGCGCCTCGAGTACACGATGCCGACGCGCGCGATCTTCGGCCTGCGCGGCGAACTGCTGACGCTGACGCGCGGCACCGCCGTGCTCTCGCACACGTACTACGACCACCAGCCGTGGCAGGGCGAACTTCCCGGGCGCAGCATCGGCGCGCTCGTTGCGAGCGACACCGGCCGCACCACCGGCTACGCGCTCATGGGGCTCGAGCAGCGCGGCCGCTTCTTCGTCGCGCCGGGAACCGACGTCTACGAAGGCATGATCGTCGGACGCGCCAACGACAACTACGACGTCGCGATCAACGTCGTGCGCGAGAAGAAACTCACGAACATGCGCGCGGCCGGCTCCGACGAGAACGTCAAACTCCCGCCGCCCGAAGACCTCTCGCTCGAACGCGCGATCGAGTTCATCGAAGACGACGAGCTCGTCGAGGTGACGCCGGTCTCGATCCGCTTGC
This genomic interval carries:
- a CDS encoding translational GTPase TypA; this encodes LAILIETMRREGYELAVSKPQVIIAERDGQRWEPVEYVVVDVPEEYAGAAIEALGKRKATMSNMLAVGDSQRLEYTMPTRAIFGLRGELLTLTRGTAVLSHTYYDHQPWQGELPGRSIGALVASDTGRTTGYALMGLEQRGRFFVAPGTDVYEGMIVGRANDNYDVAINVVREKKLTNMRAAGSDENVKLPPPEDLSLERAIEFIEDDELVEVTPVSIRLRKRILDEGERLKLRKREAAAKA